In Fusarium fujikuroi IMI 58289 draft genome, chromosome FFUJ_chr02, the genomic stretch TGTTTTGAGATATCGTTGTCCTTCTTTCGATGGGAACGAGtctgaagagaaaaaaagaagagtattTATGGTGGAATCGAGTAGTTTTTTTATAGATTCTGAGGGTAATGTTCACGATAAAGATTGACAAGTTGGCCATCTTGAGAGAAAGGGAATTTGCCCGTGCATACACACACTTGCTCTCGTTGTGGTGTTGTAAGGCTTCTATTGAGGTCTATTGACGCTTTGCGGGGTCAATAAGCCCCCTTCGCTCTTCGGTTCGAATAGTAACAGTCAATGCAAGATTTCTGTTCCCAATAGAACCAAGTCAAAGACGATCAAAGACGGTACAAGCCACGAGTTGCATGCAAAGGATATCAAAGCTTCCCTCAAGAGAGTGCGAGTAGCTTTGCGGCTTATTCACAGAAGCCATTGCGTAGACTATCATCTAAACCACTCCTAGCTTAACGATATGTGACACTTGCAACTCATTCACGTCGCTTTTGACTTGCCAGACGCGAATGCACGAGGATGATATTAACCTTGACAGGCGGGATAAGCGTTGGTTCATGCGAGTTGTCGGGTTATTTGGCTATTGACACCTGTCAGTGCTTAGTGAGGTTCTATTGACACCCAAAAAGGGTAAGGGGGCGGTTGTAGCCTACAAACGGCGAGAGGAGATGAAACAAACCTACGTTCTCTTTGAGAAGTGGCTTTGAGAGAGTTTACAAGTGTTTGAGAAAGGAAAATGTTTATTTTGGGTTAAGTTGTACTTGCTGTGGTTATGCTATAGCTGTGCTATCGGTTTAAGGGGTGATGTCGTTAGTCACTGCATATCGAACTTCAAGATATGTCCGGTTCATGAGAAGCTATTGTAGCAAGCTGGCACAGTGGTAACTCAATATCAATACGCCGTCAATAAAAATACCGTCTGTGCTGATATCTGACGACGCAGGTACTTGATATCCTGGTCCCGTCTGCCAGTGTCACGCATTGCGGTGCCCACCCCCGACGGCAAACAATTATGTATCAAATGTAGTGGATCCAAAAGTTCATATTCTCGATACCTGCCtgtataatagacttagaaGAAATGGCAAAAGCACTGACGCTGGGAGAGTGTCGAGTCTGTTCCACCTTATCTCAACGCCACTCCTATGTGATCACTCAACATCACAACCACATGAGCAGtctctttggcgatgatcaAAGCCTCATTGGAACACATGCAAATTTTCGCGTTCAATTCTTTGTTATGAGACGCTGGGAAAGTTCTCGGTTGACTCAAAATGGGTCTCAATAGATTCAGGGGTGATGGCTCTGACCCTTCAAAGAGACGCAACTTCACCTAGGCAAAGCCCACTAACTGCTCTATGTGTTCTTCACTTCCTAGGATCCCAGTTCTTATCCACCTGATCCAACAAGCCCTTCTTCCCCAACACCTTGGACCCCaggatcttctcaagactAACCAGCTTGAAGCTCGCCTCAGCACTGGTCTTGCCATTGGGCAGTTGGTTCGCATCATCATGCACAACCACCAAACCGTGAGGGAAATCCTTGTTCAGCGCCGTTCCCACAGCTGTTATGCCGTCTGTATTGGACACGGGGTCGATCTGGCCGTCTGATGACTCTACGAGTGTAAAGGTGGTAACGTACTCGTGAGGAGCCGCTCGTCGGTAGACGTTGTATGCGCTGACGCCTTGGCATGATACTAGGATGAAACCCTCCGTGGGCTTGGAGCCGTAGACGAGAGTTACGCCTTCAACATCGCCGTAGAGTTTGCCATCGCCGATTTTGCCGATTACTACACCCTTGTCTTTTGAATCAGGCTCTGCATCGTATCGCCACAGAGCAGAGGGCTCTTCGCCGAGGAAGATCCAGCCGTTTTCTTCGTCGGATACGCAGCCCTCGACTTGGCCTCCGCTGCCGCCCTGGAACTCTCGAACAAGCTTGGTCTGGAGTTCTCCTTTAGATGTGGAAGTGAGCTCGTACTGGAGATATCGTGCTGACTTCTCGTTAACGAAGAGATATTGCTTTCCTGACTTGGGTGACTTGTAGGTGCACGAGCCGTAGACCTTGTAGTCGTCGACAACAGGGTGGATGCCACCGGCGATATTGGTCAGTGTGCCGTTGGGCAGCATCTCGAAGAGACTTGGTCGTTAGCTAACTTCGAATAACACGGAGAAGTAACTTACCAGAGCGTATCATCTGCTCTACAAGCAGCAAAAGCCAGGTCGACCTTTCTATTACCCGCCTTGAATCCATAGATCATATCAACGTTGTTTGGTTCACCAGCTGTGAAAGACTGAAGAAGGTTACCAGCCAAGTCGAAAACGCCCAGGCCAGCTTCCTTTCCAGACTTCATCGTCGTGACGATTCGAGACTTTTCTGGTCCATCAGGAGAGATCCAGATTGCGGggtcatcgccatcaccaagacgAGATTCAGTCTCGTAGGTTGGCTCAATGAGAAGAAACGAGCAGTGAAGACCACCCCACCCCTTGTCGCACTTACACTCGTTAGGCCCAGCACATTTTCCATGGCCAGAACACTTGTCGGTGCAGGTGAAGCTGCTGCAGGTACTTCCAGCGAAACCAGCGAAGCATTCGCATTTGTTCTTTTTGTCCTTGATGCAATAGCCGTTGCCTCCGCAAGTTTTGCAAATTGGCTCAGTCTTGGTGTCTGTCTTGACCTTTCTGGGGTCGTACTTGGTGTTGGCCTCAattttgagcttcttcaaagcgTTCTCGAGAGATGAGACTGCGAAACCGTTGACGTCCTCTGACTCAATGGCGTATGTTAGTGCACCAGCAGGATACTTGCTCGTAGCACCTTGATATATGTTTAGGCCCTGCACTTCAATGTCTTCTTGTCCTGTCAAAGATAGTGtgcccttgagcttgaaagaGGAATCGTAGACCGCAATTTTGTCAGTTTGAGCAACAAATAAGTAGTCCGAGCCCTTCTTGGGAACGTAGACGGCCAAGCCGGTCACATCATCTTCTGCCTTGCCAACCTTGGTGATCTTGGGTACTTTGGTAGATTCCTTGAGTGAAAATGCATAAACGCTCTTGTCGTCATCTGTAGAGATGTACATGCGAGACTCGGAGCGTGAAACAGCACATCCCGACGTTTCAAAGTCAGTAGGGAAAGTTTGGATCTAGCAAGTCAGCAAACATTGTCGCCTCTTCTGGAGGGAAAACACACCTGGACAAACTCAAATGACTTCTTTGTCTCCTGAAGGAGTAGCTGAACTGCCTGTCCCTTTCCAAACAAGAAGACATAGTCGTTTCCAGCAGGACTCTTCCAACTGCACAGCGCAGACCAATCCCCTAGAACTTTAAAGTCTGCATCTCTGATCTGCTTAAACTTTGGCATCTCATAAGCGCGAACAATAGAATCTGGCTGAGcgatggtgacgatgatatccttcttgttgacatCGTAAACAGTGGTGACAAGCTTGCTGCGTCCAGGTGTTTTCGCAGCGACTTCTTTCAACGGCGCCTTTGAGTTGAGATCATAGACGTGAAACCCTCCCTTATCAGGTCCTCCATCATTTCCAATCAATAGAGGATTCCGATCAGAGTAGTAAACAGCAGTCCAATCAGACTCAACTTCGCTGGTGTAAGCAGAAACCGCAACGTCTACGTCCACCGCCTTGACGAAGCATATCTGGAAGACAACAGCCAATAGGCCAACGAGACTTGAACCAACCATGATTGCTAGGATACTCTTCCTCTGCAGAAAAGAGAAGCCTCTATTGTTGCCTTCCATTggatccttttttatatgATCTTCGCCCGTGGCACGTGCGTACGCTCAATTGGTCACTTATGCCGATGGATGGCAATAACTGAAATGTCCTGCCAATTTAGTTGAGGGCGACATCGAATTCTACACCGAGCACTTTTGTGAAACGATGCTCGTGTTGCAAAGGTGTAGTTCTATTGGGTAGGACAGGGATTAAGACTTCGGGGGGTTTGTTAGTGGGCATGTTTATCGCATGTAGAGTTGTCTATTCACTGCAGAAATgttatgatgatgagggaaaTATGATGAGGCTAGACAGAATAAGGtaaataagcttaattaGCTTTATGACTCTATTCtagtgttgtgttgtgttggatGAATTTTGTACATGAATTCTTCTCGGCTTTATTGTTACCTATTTATCTCTGACCTATTGTTCATGCAGCGCTGTTTCAAAACGTCGATCCTAGCCGTTGCAATATTAAAAGCCGTTTTTATAGGAAACAGACTTTACTTGAAGCAGAATCTCAGCTATTCTCATAAGATCTTCACGTAAGATTTTAAATTATCATTAGTCTAATCCACCTTTGGAGCTTCCCTTCAGGCCCATCGCAAGAGTACCCAATAAACCCTGAGCTGCTATAGCCAGGGGACCAGATCGATGAGTCTGCACTTCTTCAGCGAAACTTATGCGGCCCTTGTGCCAATGAAGCCATTTCTCGGCTCTAGCTCCTTCATCAGCTCGAAATAGTCCTACACTCACGTCAACTACACTTGAATCAGTAGCATCTCGCCAAAACACAGTTGCACCGCATCCACCGCAAAAGTGACGAACTGCACCTTGCGACGATTGATATGCCTTCAGAGCATCCGTCGGTAACCTCTCAAAGTCCAATGGAACCTCCGATCCTGAGCCATCTGTCGAAAGGATCAAAATGTTCGCTCGGGGGACAAAGGCCCAGGTCTGTATCTCGAACCCAGAGGCCAGCCGACAAGATTCACAAGCGCAGGTTCCAGCGAGATATTTGTCTCCTTTGATCCACCACTTTTCGTCTGATGGGTTCGACGTGATAGACTCATCAGTAGAGCAGTAAGGGTATGTTAGGTCAGGGTATGCGCGATGCGGTAGACAACTGGCCTCGTTTGGGCGTGTGATGCGAAGATGGACAGCCTCGCACGCACAAAGTGCATCGAAATGCTTCGGTTTCGGTGTAAATGACCCCGAATGTGAGTGCTTCGAGAGATTCTGCTGCGCCTCAAGAGGAAGCCATATCGAAACACCTCCATCGATGGTATCTTCCACTTTCTGGTGCGTCACATAACTCACTCTCAGGCTTGAATCATCGCTTCTTGTAATGACACCCGTAGCCACTCCCCACCTCGACTCGccgtcttgatcttggtgtgATCGATATACATGGCAGCCACATGTCGGGCAGAAATACCGGCACGAGCCATCAGGGGCTTCAAAGACACTCAATCCTTCGACAGAACTCGGTTTTTCGGTCGGAAGATAGGACGTGAAAAGCAAGCCAGTCGAATGGCGACAAATATTGCAGTGACAAAGAGAAAGATCAGAAACCATCTCGGTCTCCGAAGCCTCTCCCACATGCCGAGAAATACTTCCGCAAAGACACGTTATCCAATGCATCGTTACAAAAGTCTAACGTTTTAGTCGATTAAAAGCAGAGCACATGATAGTGCTTATGGCTTAAAGTGTATTGATGACGACACCGGAGAACCCCAGATTCTGCAGACGCTGAATAATGGGAATTATTTGCGCCGATATAGGAGCTTACCACGATCCaaata encodes the following:
- a CDS encoding related to 3-phytase precursor, with the protein product MVGSSLVGLLAVVFQICFVKAVDVDVAVSAYTSEVESDWTAVYYSDRNPLLIGNDGGPDKGGFHVYDLNSKAPLKEVAAKTPGRSKLVTTVYDVNKKDIIVTIAQPDSIVRAYEMPKFKQIRDADFKVLGDWSALCSWKSPAGNDYVFLFGKGQAVQLLLQETKKSFEFVQIQTFPTDFETSGCAVSRSESRMYISTDDDKSVYAFSLKESTKVPKITKVGKAEDDVTGLAVYVPKKGSDYLFVAQTDKIAVYDSSFKLKGTLSLTGQEDIEVQGLNIYQGATSKYPAGALTYAIESEDVNGFAVSSLENALKKLKIEANTKYDPRKVKTDTKTEPICKTCGGNGYCIKDKKNKCECFAGFAGSTCSSFTCTDKCSGHGKCAGPNECKCDKGWGGLHCSFLLIEPTYETESRLGDGDDPAIWISPDGPEKSRIVTTMKSGKEAGLGVFDLAGNLLQSFTAGEPNNVDMIYGFKAGNRKVDLAFAACRADDTLCLFEMLPNGTLTNIAGGIHPVVDDYKVYGSCTYKSPKSGKQYLFVNEKSARYLQYELTSTSKGELQTKLVREFQGGSGGQVEGCVSDEENGWIFLGEEPSALWRYDAEPDSKDKGVVIGKIGDGKLYGDVEGVTLVYGSKPTEGFILVSCQGVSAYNVYRRAAPHEYVTTFTLVESSDGQIDPVSNTDGITAVGTALNKDFPHGLVVVHDDANQLPNGKTSAEASFKLVSLEKILGSKVLGKKGLLDQVDKNWDPRK